The Anastrepha ludens isolate Willacy chromosome 2, idAnaLude1.1, whole genome shotgun sequence genome contains a region encoding:
- the LOC128855281 gene encoding 26S proteasome non-ATPase regulatory subunit 6, producing the protein MPVEDLEEEGLEKNPKLELAQYKFLLSLPEHKQDAALKAKLLDAVRADNMAPWYEYICSELDWPVDKELLARMREQNRLELTKLDEAIEDAEQNLGEMEVREANLKKSEYLCRIGDKAAAETAFRKTYEKTVSLGHRLDIIFHLIRLGLFYLDHDLITRNIDKAKYLIEEGGDWDRRNRLKVYQGIYSVAVRDLKAAANFFLDTVSTFTSYELMDYPTFVRYTVYVAMISLPRNELRDKVVKGAEIQEVLHGLPDVKNYLFALYNCQYAEFFKHLAEVELVLRSDYLAHPHYRFYVREMRILAYTQLLESYRSLTLQYMAEAFGVDVDYIDQELSRFIAAGRLHAKVDRVGGIVETNRPDNKNWQYQATIKQGDLLLNRIQKLSRVINI; encoded by the coding sequence atgcctgTCGAAGACTTGGAAGAAGAAGGTCTGGAGAAGAACCCAAAACTCGAATTAGCCCAGTACAAGTTTCTTTTGTCGCTACCCGAGCATAAACAAGATGCTGCCTTGAAAGCGAAACTACTGGACGCAGTCCGTGCTGACAACATGGCCCCTTGGTATGAGTACATATGTTCGGAATTGGACTGGCCGGTGGACAAGGAATTACTTGCTCGTATGCGTGAACAAAATCGTTTGGAATTAACAAAGTTGGATGAAGCAATCGAAGATGCAGAGCAAAATTTAGGTGAAATGGAAGTGCGTGAAGCAAATTTAAAGAAGTCTGAATATTTGTGTCGCATCGGTGACAAGGCCGCTGCCGAAACGGCTTTCCGGAAAACATATGAGAAAACGGTATCGCTTGGTCATCGTTTAGATATAATCTTCCATCTTATTCGTCTTGGTCTCTTCTATCTAGACCATGATTTAATCACAAGAAATATTGATAAGGCCAAATATCTAATAGAAGAAGGTGGAGACTGGGATCGGCGCAATCGTCTAAAAGTGTATCAGGGAATATATTCAGTGGCAGTGCGTGATCTCAAAGCAGCTGCCAATTTCTTTTTGGATACTGTGAGTACCTTCACCTCATATGAGTTGATGGATTATCCCACATTTGTACGCTACACTGTATATGTAGCAATGATTTCTTTGCCGCGTAATGAATTGCGAGACAAAGTTGTGAAGGGAGCAGAGATCCAGGAAGTACTTCATGGTTTGCCTGAcgtaaaaaattatctatttgcTTTATACAACTGCCAGTATGCCGAATTTTTCAAACACTTAGCAGAGGTGGAATTAGTGCTGCGCAGCGACTATTTAGCACATCCCCACTATCGTTTTTACGTACGTGAAATGCGGATTCTTGCTTACACACAACTGCTTGAATCCTATCGTTCGTTAACATTGCAATACATGGCAGAGGCATTTGGAGTAGATGTTGACTACATAGACCAAGAGTTGTCACGTTTCATCGCTGCTGGGCGGCTTCATGCCAAGGTAGATCGGGTCGGCGGGATTGTAGAAACTAATCGACCGGATAACAAAAATTGGCAGTACCAAGCTACCATTAAACAAGGCGATTTACTACTCAACCGTATTCAGAAGTTAAGTCGTGtcattaatatttaa
- the LOC128855279 gene encoding AP-2 complex subunit mu: MIGGLFVYNHKGEVLISRVYRDDIGRNAVDAFRVNVIHARQQVRSPVTNIARTSFFHIKRANIWLAAVTKQNVNAAMVFEFLLKIIEVMQSYFGKISEENIKNNFVLIYELLDEILDFGYPQNTDSGTLKTFITQQGIKSATKEEQMQITSQVTGQIGWRREGIKYRRNELFLDVLEYVNLLMSPQGQVLSAHVAGKVVMKSYLSGMPECKFGINDKIVMESKGRGIGGNSEAETSRSGKPVVVIDDCQFHQCVKLSKFETEHSISFIPPDGEFELMRYRTTKDISLPFRVIPLVREVGRTKMEVKIVLKSNFKPSLLGQKIEVKIPTPLNTSGVQLICLKGKAKYKASDNAIVWKIKRMAGMKETQLSAEIELLETDTKKKWTRPPISMNFEVPFAPSGFKVRYLKVFEPKLNYSDHDVVKWVRYIGRSGLYETRC; this comes from the exons ATGATTGGTGGATTATTTGTGTATAATCACAAGGGGGAGGTATTAATCAGTAGGGTATATCGCGATGATATTGGCCGTAATGCAGTGGATGCTTTTCGTGTCAACGTCATCCATGCACGGCAGCAAGTACGTTCCCCGGTAACGAATATTGCTCGAACAAGCTTTTTCCACATAAAG cgtGCCAATATTTGGCTGGCTGCGGTTACGAAGCAAAATGTGAACGCGGCGATGGTATTcgaattcttattaaaaattatcgAAGTAATGCAATCATACTTTGGTAAAATTTCCGAAGAGAACATCAAGAATAACTTCGTTCTAATATATGAATTGCTGGACGAGATTCTCGATTTCGGCTATCCGCAGAACACGGACTCGGGCACGCTGAAGACGTTCATCACCCAACAGGGCATTAAATCCGCCACCAAGGAAGAGCAGATGCAAATCACCTCTCAGGTGACCGGTCAGATCGGCTGGCGGCGCGAAGGTATAAAATACCGTCGCAATGAACTTTTCCTCGACGTGTTGGAGTACGTGAATCTGCTGATGAGCCCACAGGGGCAAGTACTTTCCGCCCATGTTGCTGGAAAAGTGGTCATGAAGTCGTATCTTTCGG GCATGCCCGAGTGTAAATTTGGTATTAACGACAAAATAGTGATGGAGTCGAAAGGTCGTGGTATTGGGGGCAATTCCGAGGCGGAGACTTCTCGTTCAGGCAAGCCTGTTGTAGTAATCGACGATTGTCAGTTTCATCAATGTGTCAAGTTGAGCAAATTCGAGACAGAACACTCTATTAGTTTTATTCCACCCGATGGTGAATTCGAGCTCATGCGCTATCGTACTACCAAAGACATTTCACTGCCATTCCGAGTTATACCGCTTGTACGAGAAGTAGGGCGAACTAAAATGGAGGTGAAAATCGTACTGAAGTCCAATTTTAAACCTTCACTATTGGGTCAgaaaattgaagtaaaaattcCAACACCATTGAATACTTCGGGTGTCCAATTGATTTGCCTGAAAGGCAAGGCAAAATATAAAGCTTCGGACAATGCAATTGTCTGGAAGATTAAACGGATGGCCGGCATGAAAGAAACACAACTTTCGGCAGAAATCGAGTTATTGGAGACGGACACGAAGAAAAAATGGACACGCCCACCTATTTCAATGAATTTCGAAGTACCATTCGCGCCATCCGGCTTTAAAGTACGCTATTTGAAAGTATTTGAACCAAAGCTCAATTACTCTGACCACGATGTTGTGAAATGGGTGCGCTACATAGGACGCAGTGGCCTATATGAAACTCGCTGTTGA
- the LOC128855280 gene encoding broad-complex core protein isoforms 1/2/3/4/5: protein MDDEFKLCWKNFQDNIASGFQNLYDRGDLVDVTLACDGKLLHAHKIVLAICSPYFQEIFITNPCKHPIIILKDVSFNIMCELLEFMYQGVVNVKHTELQSFMKIGQLLQIKGLATNTSSNAGATPTDKPASQTHNTDETSVAADTENNCKVTAKTEPNRSASGDDANTSDGLSTVKISNPISVKSHSPPSSPSPVGFDSSTSANQHNFKSSPDSNVPLHHEPYHAGANLKRHADINSDALSVYSRKQFRRSIASVEHNTDHSDSADADADSDYFLSSIPHLATNTSAAAAAAAFRGTFNPAAFGFEYNLYKSSGASGVGGSGIGGNCGGNTSGGSGQEYPNDLHIPSDYSKNFANHVDIPPNSSNVVMLSSTSLLHGNCVFNRNNTVATQQGMKTYWLCKSYRISMCRARCITHQGRVISATGVHNHPPHMRGSGLGGGGVGNGGAGNLSSGSGTGGGFSIDSSAQQSAPVPSSISPSINLNSINMSGVLLAGGCTVANSMNTSAGARLHHSTAGSVLGASMYQQHNSMHNSPSQQLQLHHHQQQQQQQQQLQQQQQQLHSVGGATPPPPMSAGLMGNSQMHPHSSQSSTSLLMPHHSTTESGSSHSNLHHHHHQQHSVGSSGNGPGASAASGSQGLHSNSVIQNILHSVNASNVMHHHHHPQLPHMSHMSLHPHHPHSHEQQPHEQSAQQHQPHLEITPLMQSPPLPPPPPLHLQSPSNHSNQSQHGSGGGNSLSSPITTTPAAGSSSSALKSPAQASLSDDAACLSEAQSHQVHSAHLSGVEQQQQHLLGHGRTLSPSEINANTAVPSHSTDGASETQHQAHVIDSITISPGEGHNFKMEDM from the exons TTATCCTAAAAGATGTATCATTCAACATTATGTGCGAACTTCTGGAATTCATGTATCAGGGCGTGGTGAATGTTAAACACACTGAACTCCAATCATTTATGAAAATTGGCCAATTGCTACAAATAAAAGGTCTTGCCACCAATACCTCTTCAAACGCGGGCGCGACTCCAACGGATAAACCGGCTAGTCAAACACATAATACCGATGAAACGAGCGTTGCTGCAGATACAGAAAATAACTGTAAAGTGACCGCGAAAACTGAACCTAACCGTTCTGCCAGTGGAGATGATGCGAATACCTCTGATGGACTCTCAactgtaaaaatatcaaatcctATTTCGGTGAAATCACATTCGCCCCCGTCATCGCCATCACCAGTGGGCTTCGACTCTTCTACTTCGGCAAACCAACATAATTTCAAAAGTTCACCAGACAGCAATGTGCCACTGCATCATGAGCCATATCATGCAGGAGCGAATCTCAAACGGCATGCAGACATAAATAGTGATGCATTGTCAGTATATTCGCGCAAACAATTTCGTCGTTCAATAGCATCAGTCGAGCACAATACCGATCATAGTGATAGTGCAGATGCGGATGCTGACTCTGACTATTTCCTTTCGTCCATACCGCATCTAGCAACAAATACATCAGCAGCGGCGGCGGCAGCGGCATTTAGAGGCACATTCAATCCTGCCGCCTTCGGTTTCGAATACAATTTGTACAAAAGCAGTGGAGCAAGTGGTGTCGGTGGAAGTGGCATTGGTGGCAATTGTGGTGGCAATACGTCTGGTGGTAGCGGGCAGGAGTATCCGAACGATTTGCATATTCCAAGTGACTATTCAAAGAATTTCGCAAACCATGTGGACATTCCGccaa ATAGCAGCAATGTGGTGATGCTCTCTTCGACGTCACTGTTGCATGGTAACTGCGTATTCAACCGCAACAACACTGTGGCCACACAGCAAGGCATGAAAACTTACTGGCTCTGCAAGTCATATCGCATTAGCATGTGCCGGGCGCGCTGCATAACTCATCAAGGCCGCGTGATATCCGCGACAGGTGTGCATAACCACCCTCCACATATGCGTGGTAGTGGGCTGGGTGGCGGCGGTGTTGGCAATGGAGGCGCAGGTAATCTTAGCAGTGGTAGTGGAACTGGTGGAGGATTTTCAATTGATTCTAGTGCTCAGCAATCAGCGCCAGTGCCAAGCTCCATTTCACCATCAATtaatttaaactcaattaaTATGTCCGGCGTTCTACTGGCGGGTGGCTGTACTGTTGCAAATAGTATGAATACCAGTGCTGGAGCACGGCTGCATCATAGCACGGCTGGCAGTGTTCTTGGTGCATCGATGTATCAACAACATAACTCAATGCATAATTCTCCTTCGCAACAACTGCAGTTgcatcatcatcagcaacaacaacaacagcaacaacagttgcagcagcagcaacagcagttgCATTCAGTGGGTGGGGCAACGCCGCCACCTCCTATGTCGGCAGGTCTGATGGGTAACTCGCAAATGCACCCGCATTCATCTCAGTCATCGACTAGTCTTTTAATGCCCCATCACTCAACGACTGAAAGCGGAAGCAGCCACAGCAATTTACATCACCATCACCACCAGCAGCATTCGGTTGGCAGTTCAGGAAACGGTCCGGGAGCGAGTGCTGCTAGTGGATCGCAAGGCTTACATTCGAACAGTGTAATACAAAATATCTTACATAGTGTCAATGCATCTAATGTTATGCATCACCATCACCATCCACAATTGCCGCACATGTCGCATATGTCGCTGCATCCACACCACCCGCATTCGCATGAGCAACAACCGCATGAACAATCGGCTCAACAACATCAACCGCATTTGGAGATAACTCCGCTAATGCAATCACCACCgctaccaccaccaccgccacttCATTTGCAAAGCCCATCGAATCACAGTAATCAGTCACAACACGGCAGTGGTGGCGGTAATTCGCTTAGCtcaccaataacaacaacaccggCAGCAGGTTCAAGCAGTAGCGCACTCAAATCGCCAGCACAGGCGAGCCTCAGTGACGATGCGGCCTGTTTATCGGAGGCGCAATCGCATCAAGTTCATTCTGCGCATTTGAGCGGCGtagaacaacagcaacaacatctgCTGGGTCATGGCAGAACACTTTCACCGTCCGAAATTAACGCAAACACTGCCGTGCCCAGCCATTCAACCGATGGCGCGAGCGAGACGCAACATCAGGCGCACGTTATCGATTCAATTACGATATCACCCGGCGAAGGGCATAACTTCAAAATGGAAGATATGTAA